CCATAGGATTCCTATGGCTAAATGTGACCAAACTACTGTTGGAATTGGGCCAAGACAAAGAAATTTCCAAGGTAGCAGGAACATACCTAATGTTTCTCCTGCCTGATCTGGCGGCAACCTCTGTTTTGGTACCGCTGAGAATTTACCTGAGATCACAGTGCATAACGAAGCCCATGATGGTGGCCTCCGCCATAGCTCTCATTCTCCACTTGCCCATCAACATGGCTTTGCAAAATCTGGGCGTTAAGGGCACAGCTCTGGCGATCTTCTGGAGCGACTGCAATGTGGTAGTCATGCTCTTAACATATGTGTATAAAACCGGGCTGTATAAAACTACTCAGGCGGAGAACTGGTGGCGCACTGGCTGGGCTCCATTGCTGAAGCTCTCGGTGGCCTCATGTCTGTTAACCTGCTTAGAATGGTGGTGCTATGAAATCCTGATGCTCATAACTGGGCGTCTTCCCAAGGCTGAGGAGGCCGTTTCAGAGCTTGTGGTAGTTTTAAATGGGGATCAGATTCTGTACTCTCTGCAAATAGCATTGGCGGCTTGCGCCTCCACACGTGTGGGAAACGAATTGGGGGGAAATAATCCGGTGGGGGCGTACCACGCGGCAGTGGTGGCGGTTGGGCTGAGCGTTGTGGTGGGGTGCGCTGGAGCGTCAGCCATGATTGTGGGACGCAATGCCTGGGGAATGGTGTTCAGCACGGACCAGGGAGTTTTAGGGGGAGTGGGGAAATTAATGTGCTTCATGGCCGTAGCGGAGATTTTTAACTTTCCGCTCACAGTGGCGGGCGGTGTTCTGCGGGGAACTGCCAGGCCGACTGTGGGTGTGTTTCTGAGCTTGGGTTCTTTCTATCTGTTTGGTCTCCCCATTGGAGTTTTTCTTGCCTTTCAATGGAAGCTCCGATTAGTTGGGCTTCTGATGGGCTTTCTGATTGCCGTTGCAGTTTGTTCTGCTTTGACGTTGGCTGTTGTTTTCCGAACTGATTGGATTCACCACACAGTTTTAGCTCAGGAGCTCATTAATGGTGAGCAGTCTGAGCTCAAGTCATGTCAATCTGGGGAATTGGAAACAATTGGGTTGGCTGTGATGGACGACGGGAATGGAAAACCAGAGAAGAAATAGCAAAAAATGTGATAAATCAAAATTTGGGTTTTGTTATACACTACAGAGAATTTTGTTAAGCTCAATTCGAAACAAAAATAGTTTCCACTAGTTGGGATTTAGTAATATTATATCCGTTTAAAAAGGATCTCCTCTGATCAACAGCATGTAGTTTTCAGAGTTCACATTAAAAATAACAAAGTTTTTGAATTTAATTGTGTGATTTTCTTTTCTGATTATCTCATCTTGATAATGAACCATGAATCATTAAATTTGATGAGGAACTTTGAAATCATAACACCATCAGATTCAAATTCAGAATCTTCCTTATTGTTTTCTGTGATCATCAAATCGATTTTGTGGTTGTCAGTCACCCCAATCATAATTGCTCTGTGCATGGGTTGTGGAAATTTCCATGTTGAGGGATTCTTTGTAATTGGTCGTGGTAAATTCATATGAAAAGTAGCGTAGCAGTGGATGATATTGAGCTCCACTTACGACTATTAATGTTTAACTAACCATCTCCATCCAATCATTTATATTGCTTTATGATCGTGTATATTGTTGGAGTTGATCATGACAAGTTGTGATTGATTGACACAGTGGGaatacattttttttgaaataatcttAATGGAAAGACGGTGTGGATTTCATTATTACT
The nucleotide sequence above comes from Cryptomeria japonica chromosome 11, Sugi_1.0, whole genome shotgun sequence. Encoded proteins:
- the LOC131068333 gene encoding protein DETOXIFICATION 56, with the protein product MCARTIAQLTEIVQQTCCNFGKTWEMGAEDVEKAHGEEGSLLLQRSNTKEDLKQWPGWKQVLWELQNQKSIGLPIAAMNMMWFGRMVISTAFLGRQGKLELAGGALALTFANVTAFSVLTGLSAGMEPLCAQAFGAANYKLLGATLYRGIILLFLTSLPIGFLWLNVTKLLLELGQDKEISKVAGTYLMFLLPDLAATSVLVPLRIYLRSQCITKPMMVASAIALILHLPINMALQNLGVKGTALAIFWSDCNVVVMLLTYVYKTGLYKTTQAENWWRTGWAPLLKLSVASCLLTCLEWWCYEILMLITGRLPKAEEAVSELVVVLNGDQILYSLQIALAACASTRVGNELGGNNPVGAYHAAVVAVGLSVVVGCAGASAMIVGRNAWGMVFSTDQGVLGGVGKLMCFMAVAEIFNFPLTVAGGVLRGTARPTVGVFLSLGSFYLFGLPIGVFLAFQWKLRLVGLLMGFLIAVAVCSALTLAVVFRTDWIHHTVLAQELINGEQSELKSCQSGELETIGLAVMDDGNGKPEKK